AATAAACCCTTGTGCCGGTGGGCTACGGCGGATGCCCGCCGAAGCGCCGAGCATCAGGTTTTTTATCGGTGAGGCGCGAAGGCGGGCATGAATTTTTATAAATCGACAGGGTTTCGCGGAGAGGTGTCCGAGCTGGCCGAAGGAACGCGACTGGAAATCGCGTAGGCGGCTTATACCCGCCTCGAGAGTTCGAATCTCTCCCTCTCCGCCATCCAATGTTTGTTAGACAACGTCGTTGACCTAGGAGGAGAAATGAAACGGATCGCGCTGTTGGCAGCAACCATTTTGGTATTTGCGCTTGTAGCAACGGCCTGCAAGAAGTCCGAGCCGCCGCAACCGCCCCCGCCGATGCAGGGCCAGGGAACGCCCGGGCAAGGCATGCAGGGTCAGCCCGGGGGAATGCCCCCCATGGGAGGCGGACCCGAAAAGAAAGTCGTCGTGCCCGACACGGTGAAGGGCACGTGGAAGGCCGTCAAGATCGAGGTTGAATACAAAGAGAAGAAATCGAAAAAGCAGTTCACCGTTCCCTTGAAATCGGAGTTCAAGGTCCCCGATTCCGACCTCGTGCTCAAGGTGGGCGAATTCCTCCCCCATTTCGCGATGTCCGCCGATTCGATCACCTCGAACACGAACAACCCGGAAAACCCCGCTGTCCAGGCCGAAGTCTTCCAGGGAGACAAGGAAATCTTCCACGGGTGGTTCTTTTCCAAGTTCCCGTCGGTGCATCCCTTCCAGCACGACAAGTTCGGCCTGACGATGATCGAGGGCGTCAAGAAATAGGTACGGCGCGATTCCAGGGGCGCTCCTGGCGCCAGGAGCGCCCCGCCGCAACATAAGCCGATCGAGAAATGCGGGATAGTATCGGTACTTGCCGGAAACGAGGCGCGAAGGCCGGGATGATTACCGGCCGCCCTTCCCGGTTCTTTTCAAAACATCGAGCATCTGCCCGTGGATCCGTCCGTTCGACGCAAGGATGTCCGGCTGGTGGATATCGTATGGCGAGCCGTCGAGACGGGTCGCGATCCCGCCGGCCTCCTTCAGTATCAACAACCCGGCAGCCGTGTCCCACGGCTTGAGGGACAGCTCCCAGAAGCCGTCGAATCTGCCGCAAGCCAGGTAACACATGTCCAGCGCCGCGGATCCGTCGCGACGGATCGCCTGTCCGGTGAAAACGAATTCCTGGAAATAGCCGAGATTGTTGTCGCTCGCCGTGTTCACGTCGTATGCGAACCCCGTCGACAGCAGGGACCGGCGCAATTTCTCCGTTGCGGAAACGGAAATCGGCCTGCCGTTCAGGAACGCCCCTCCCCCGGGCATCGCGGCGAACATCTCGTCGAGCAGCGGATCGTACACAGCCCCCGCCGACAGCGTGCCGGCCTTCTCCACCGCGATCGAAACGCAGAAGCATGGATAACCGTGGGCGTAGTTCGTCGTCCCGTCGAGCGGATCGACTATCCATCGGTACGGAGAGGATGAGGTCACTTCCGAGCTTTCCTCAGAGAGGATTCCATGGTCCGGGAAGGAGTCCCGGATCCTTCCGATGATGAAGGTCTCCGACTGGCGGTCGACATCGGTCACCAGGTTGATCTCCCCCTTGAAATGGACCGTCTGCTTCTTCCCGTAGTTCCGGCGCAGGATTTCCCCCGCACCCCTGGCCGTCTCTTCCGCGAATCGCGCGAGATCCCGGTTTTCCATCCGAACCCTCCGCATACTGTTGCATCCTGCTCACGGCATTATAGTATGTTGAGAAGCCGGCTTCCGAAGTTCCACCGGATTCCGTAAAAATGTTCGGAGGAAATTGGAAATGACACGATGGTTCGTCGCACTTTTCCTTGCGGCGGCTCTCCTCGCGGGAGGGTGCGCTTCGACGAAGAAACAGGAGCGGTCCTGGCAGGCGGGAGACACCGTCATCTGCCCCCACTGCGGGCGAAGTTTCCCCGTCCCGGAAAAACTCGGCCCTTAGTGCTTCATTTAATGAAGCACTAAGGCGGAGGACAGGAACGATGAACCCGACTCGCCGCTCGGGGGATACGGGCGGCAAACAATCCGTTTCGCTCGGTTACGGCCGCTCACGGCTTCCGTTGCGGGAGGAATTCTTCCGGAACTTCCACCTGCTGGCGGCCCGCGCTCCCCTCCTTCCCCCTTCGGAGGATACGTTCCTCCAGCAGCGGATCGCACGCCCGATCGGCTCTCTCCCGTTGCGGAGGATCCTTTCCCCCGGCGATTCCGTCGCCGTGGCGATTTCGGACGTCACCCGTTACAGCGCGACGGAAAAGTTCCTCCCGCATCTCCTTCGGGAGACGGACGCGGCGGGCGTGCCGCGGAAACGTGTCACGCTCTTCGTCGCGCGGGGGACGCACAGGGCGCTGTCGCTTGAAGAACTCCGGGCGGTGACAGGCGCGGAACTCGCGTCGGGGATACGGATCGAGCAGTCCGACCCCGACGGCGACACGGTCTTCGCAGGGACCACCTCAAGAGGGACGCCGGTACATATTTGCAGAACGCTG
The Deltaproteobacteria bacterium DNA segment above includes these coding regions:
- a CDS encoding inositol monophosphatase — protein: MENRDLARFAEETARGAGEILRRNYGKKQTVHFKGEINLVTDVDRQSETFIIGRIRDSFPDHGILSEESSEVTSSSPYRWIVDPLDGTTNYAHGYPCFCVSIAVEKAGTLSAGAVYDPLLDEMFAAMPGGGAFLNGRPISVSATEKLRRSLLSTGFAYDVNTASDNNLGYFQEFVFTGQAIRRDGSAALDMCYLACGRFDGFWELSLKPWDTAAGLLILKEAGGIATRLDGSPYDIHQPDILASNGRIHGQMLDVLKRTGKGGR
- a CDS encoding DUF2088 domain-containing protein yields the protein MNPTRRSGDTGGKQSVSLGYGRSRLPLREEFFRNFHLLAARAPLLPPSEDTFLQQRIARPIGSLPLRRILSPGDSVAVAISDVTRYSATEKFLPHLLRETDAAGVPRKRVTLFVARGTHRALSLEELRAVTGAELASGIRIEQSDPDGDTVFAGTTSRGTPVHICRTLMEHDRIVLTGTISFHYFAGFGGGRKALVPGCAGRKTAEATHFRIFRT
- a CDS encoding DUF2155 domain-containing protein, with product MKRIALLAATILVFALVATACKKSEPPQPPPPMQGQGTPGQGMQGQPGGMPPMGGGPEKKVVVPDTVKGTWKAVKIEVEYKEKKSKKQFTVPLKSEFKVPDSDLVLKVGEFLPHFAMSADSITSNTNNPENPAVQAEVFQGDKEIFHGWFFSKFPSVHPFQHDKFGLTMIEGVKK